In Pirellulales bacterium, the genomic window AAAAGGCGGCCGTAATCATGTGCAAAAATTCGGCAATCAAATACAAGAGCAGCTTCATGCCGGAATACTCGGTATGATAGCCGCCGATCAGTTCCTGTTCGGCCTCGGGCAAATCGAAGGGGAGCCGTGCCGCTTCGGCCGTGGCCGCCACCACAAACACAAAAAATCCCAGCGGCTGCAAAAACACATTCCACACGCCGGTTTGTGCTTGCTGGCTGATGATGGAATCCAACTTCAGGGTGCCGGCAAACAAGACGACGCCCAGCAAACCCAGGCCGAGTGGAATTTCGTACGAAATAAGCTGCGCGCTCGACCGCAGCGCGCCCAAAAAGCTGTATTTATTGTTGCTGGCCCAACCGCCGAGAATCACGCCATACACGGCAATGCTGGACAGCGCGAAAATGTACACCATTCCTACGTCCAGGCCCGGGTCCACCAACAACGAAATGGGATCCTGCACCCCCTTAATTTCCAACGGCGGCAACACGCTGCCGAACGGAATGGCGGCAAAAATCGCAATGGCCGCCGTCATAATCACCAGCGGCGCCAGACGAAACAGCCCCTTATCGACGTGGCTGGGCGTGAACTCTTCCTTGAAAATGAACTTCAGCCCGTCGGCCAGCGGTTGCCCCAGACCGAACATTTTGACGTTCGTCAGCGGAATACCGACGCGGTTGGGTCCCTTGCGATCTTGCACCCACGCCGCCATCCACCGCTCCAGCAGCACTAAATACGCCGCCGCCGTCATCAATCCGCCGACCAGCAGCAGAATTTTGATCAGGATTACAATCAATTCAGCCATAATTTGCCACAGATGAACGCAGATGAATGCGATTAATAAAGTTTGAAGTTGTCGATGTTCCGAAGTTGCGAAAGCCCATCTCTATGGTTCTCGTTCTCTCTCTCTGATCTGTTTTCATCCGTGTTCATCTGTGGCTTTTACTGCATTCATCCGCGGTTTCTTGATTCCACTAACTTGTAGCGGTCGCCAATTGGTTCACACGCAAATCCAATCCCACCAGCGGAATTTCACCCGCCGCGGCGCTAAACATCACAATTTCGGCCGCCACTTCGTCGAGCACCTTTCGCGGGTTGTACAAACCGCGCTGGCCCAACATCTGCCAATACAATTGTCCTTCCGTCCACACCCCGGCCGGCGGACGAATGGCCCACGTGAACGACTGCAGCCGATGGGCAAAATTCACATACGACCCGGCCCGTTCCGCAAAGCCCGCCCCGGGCAATTGATAATGTGCCGCCCGCCACAGGGGCGATTCGAACATATCTTGCACCACCAGTAAATCCAGCGCCGCGAATTGGGCGGCCGCATTCTCATCGCACCAATTTCCTTGCGGATAGCCGCCGCTGATCCACGCCGCTTTAATCGGTTTTTCTCCCTCGCCCTTTGGGAGAGGGCCGGGGTGATGGTGCTGGCCTGCCAAGTCTTCCAGCAACTCTTCAAACAATTTAATTTTCCCCTGGCAAAAATGCGCCAGCACATGCTCCACGCCCTTGCGGTTGGGGCATTTCTCCGCGTGAATGGTGAACTTGCCAGGGAACGATTCATCTTTGCCCACCACCGGCACTGGCCCCAATGCCAACACCGCCTGCGAATCAAATGTCCGCGTCATTTTGCACAATAAATACGCTTCTTCCACAGTCAAATGCGGCGATACCACCGCCGCCAACCGACCGCCACCGGCGCACGCCTTTTCCATCGCGGCGGCCAATTCGCGCGGTAACTGTGACCAATCGACGTTTTCGTATGCATGGCCGTTGCGACTCGCATTCCCGCCATCCGAATGCACACTCTCGCCGCGCCGCATAGCTTCAATCTTTCGCTCCGGCGAGTGCAAATGCTTGTAACCGTAGCGCCCTTCGTCGCACATCCACCATTTGTTAATGAACGGATTTTCCTGCGGCGTCAGGCGATACACCGTGTCTTGATTTTCGTCGATCCGAATCGTGCAGCCCGTTGAGCAGCCGGCACACACGCCCAAGTGCCGTTTCATAAACCACACCCGCTGCTTGTACAGAAAATCTTTATCCCCCAGCGCCCCGACCGGACACAGATCGACGACACAGCCGGAAAGTTTGTTCGCCAGTGGATAACCGGGAAACACGTCAATTTCCTCGGCGCTGCCCCGATTGATGACTAGCAATTCGCTGGTGCCGGTAATTTCGCGGCAAAACCGTACGCACCGGCTACACATCACGCAGCGATCGACAAACAGCTTGACGGTATCGCCCATGCTGCGCGTGGCGCTGGTGAATGGTCGAATATCTGCCCGCCGCTCCGCCTGGCCATGCTCGAAGTGATAATCCTGCAAATGGCATTCGCCCGCCTTGTCGCAAATCGGACAATCGATGGGATGATCGATCAGCAGCGCCTCTTCCACCTGGGCTCGGGCTTTTTTCACCGCGTCGCTGTTGGTGACGAACACCGTCCCGTCCTTGGCCGGCGTTTGGCAGGCCGGCACGAGCTTGGGAATCATCGTGATAGCGCCGGTTTCGGCGTTGCGCGTGCCGGTTTCCACCAGGCACATGCGGCAACTGGCCACCACCGTCAATCCCGCGTGCCAACAATAGTGCGGAATGTCAACGCCCACGCGCTCGGCCACCTGAATGCCATTCAGCCGGTCGCTGTCGCCAACCTGCACTTCTTGTCCGTC contains:
- the nuoH gene encoding NADH-quinone oxidoreductase subunit NuoH, coding for MAELIVILIKILLLVGGLMTAAAYLVLLERWMAAWVQDRKGPNRVGIPLTNVKMFGLGQPLADGLKFIFKEEFTPSHVDKGLFRLAPLVIMTAAIAIFAAIPFGSVLPPLEIKGVQDPISLLVDPGLDVGMVYIFALSSIAVYGVILGGWASNNKYSFLGALRSSAQLISYEIPLGLGLLGVVLFAGTLKLDSIISQQAQTGVWNVFLQPLGFFVFVVAATAEAARLPFDLPEAEQELIGGYHTEYSGMKLLLYLIAEFLHMITAAFLIVILFLGGWHFWGLTGSGNEVTWLTAILRIVVLAAKIFAVILLFMIVRWSWPRFRFDQLMSLAWKVMVPLGLVNLVVTAALVEYGEPLAKSIGISSLWVTIILSWGVTLAAWVVAGILAPLATDNTPRPTALPFDAESELAP
- a CDS encoding molybdopterin-dependent oxidoreductase, with amino-acid sequence MGIVIVDGQEVQVGDSDRLNGIQVAERVGVDIPHYCWHAGLTVVASCRMCLVETGTRNAETGAITMIPKLVPACQTPAKDGTVFVTNSDAVKKARAQVEEALLIDHPIDCPICDKAGECHLQDYHFEHGQAERRADIRPFTSATRSMGDTVKLFVDRCVMCSRCVRFCREITGTSELLVINRGSAEEIDVFPGYPLANKLSGCVVDLCPVGALGDKDFLYKQRVWFMKRHLGVCAGCSTGCTIRIDENQDTVYRLTPQENPFINKWWMCDEGRYGYKHLHSPERKIEAMRRGESVHSDGGNASRNGHAYENVDWSQLPRELAAAMEKACAGGGRLAAVVSPHLTVEEAYLLCKMTRTFDSQAVLALGPVPVVGKDESFPGKFTIHAEKCPNRKGVEHVLAHFCQGKIKLFEELLEDLAGQHHHPGPLPKGEGEKPIKAAWISGGYPQGNWCDENAAAQFAALDLLVVQDMFESPLWRAAHYQLPGAGFAERAGSYVNFAHRLQSFTWAIRPPAGVWTEGQLYWQMLGQRGLYNPRKVLDEVAAEIVMFSAAAGEIPLVGLDLRVNQLATATS